Proteins found in one Trichoplusia ni isolate ovarian cell line Hi5 chromosome 14, tn1, whole genome shotgun sequence genomic segment:
- the LOC113500749 gene encoding NADH dehydrogenase [ubiquinone] 1 beta subcomplex subunit 2, mitochondrial-like — MLTRNLVSRAVLLRSLKNAADNVKQTKRNAGHGVWSYRVPPPMPSKKAIYLAQGIGGLCWWWILYHCLSEPDHIFGEFTYIDPSTFTDAELGVPPDSAGSLRNLKKE; from the exons ATGCTAACTAGAAATTTAGTTTCTAGGGCTGTTCTACTGCGTTCTCTAAAAAATGCAGCTGACAACGTAAAGCAAACTAAAAGGAACGCAGGCCATGG AGTATGGTCGTACCGAGTGCCACCTCCTATGCCGTCGAAGAAGGCGATTTACTTAGCTCAAGGCATTGGAGGTCTCTGTTGGTGGTGGATCTTGTACCATTGTCTTTCCGAACCGGATCacattttt GGTGAATTCACGTATATTGACCCAAGCACCTTTACTGATGCCGAGCTGGGTGTACCTCCTGACTCTGCTGGATCATTGAGGAaccttaaaaaagaataa
- the LOC113500748 gene encoding complex III assembly factor LYRM7: protein MSSLRSQVLKTFKRLHRTRMKVFAGDERALTAGRLRINEEFQKNKHVSNEDAIKTMIKLGEDVVTELRTQVIQAKEVQPGVFEAKITEDTVKFDNIPYDDNAVLDDGTVANRPCCQDQALKK, encoded by the exons ATGAGTAGTTTAAGGTCCCAA GTTTTAAAGACGTTCAAAAGATTACATAGAACTCGGATGAAGGTATTTGCTGGGGATGAGAGAGCACTTACAGCCGGTAGGTTAAGGATAAATGAagaatttcaaaaaaacaaacatgtgtCTAATGAAGATGCAATAAAGACA atGATCAAATTGGGTGAGGATGTGGTCACTGAACTTAGAACACAGGTCATTCAAGCTAAAGAAGTTCAGCCCGGAGTTTTTG agGCAAAAATAACTGAGGATACAGTGAAATTTGATAACATACCTTATGATGACAATGCTGTACTAGATGATGGTACAGTTGCAAACAGACCCTGTTGTCAAGATCAAGCCCTGAAGAAATAG
- the LOC113500750 gene encoding major facilitator superfamily domain-containing protein 9-like, with the protein MSFSIYVLQVVAFVDLLAVGLIVPLVSGHVRNLGGSHLYVGLLGSIYAGFQLVSGPIIGSLSDLKGRKSIMILTQLICAVAYTVLGLTNSILIILLMRAVLGLFKQTQMLSKALVPDYEKDEKKQGDIYGKMAAISGVGITLGPIIGGHIAEDNPENGFLLIAIVVGIFFAINSSIVYFLPNCDNKKQSKSNSKAKVVPKSILQSAYGSIRQSIVELYYIEWSIYWDIFFFKALIGFAMGVYYSNYSLYLKSVYDLSPKYIGYVIAFQGVIGSICSFFIGFINNFYIHDKDYSIRNFHVFLVISISLFGLLMSFNVYIYTLWLIPLAVSNAVGRLVTLEMVLKRSHGDHRGTLIGASNSMRSLTGVVSPMVSGFIGEYYGVSYVIYASLLSTLLGVVLSYRNKIKLKAD; encoded by the exons atgtCGTTTTCTATTTACGTTCTACAAGTGGTCGCATTTGTG GACCTATTAGCAGTTGGTCTTATAGTACCACTAGTATCTGGCCATGTAAGAAATCTGGGAGGCAGTCATTTATATGTTGGCCTTTTAGGTTCCATTTATGCTGGATTTCAGCTGGTTTCAGGGCCCATTATA ggCAGTTTGAGTGATCTTAAGGGCCGGAAATCAATTATGATATTGACTCAACTGATATGTGCTGTTGCATACACTGTGCTTGGACTTACTAACTCAAtactcataattttattgatgagAGCAGTATTAG gaCTCTTTAAGCAAACTCAGATGTTATCAAAGGCTTTAGTGCCAGACTATGAGAAAGATGAAAAGAAGCAGGGGGACATCTATGGAAAGATGGCTGCCATCTCAGGAGTTGGTATCACGCTGGGCCCTATTATTGGAGGCCACATAGCAGAAGATAATCCAGAAAATGGATTTCTACTAATTGCCATAGttgttggaatattttttgcCATCAATTCTA gtattgtatattttttaccaaactGTGATAATAAGAAGCAATCTAAAAGTAATTCCAAGGCCAAAGTTGTTCCTAAGAGTATATTACAATCGGCATATGGAAGCATCCGCCAATCAATTGTGGAGTTATATTACATAGAATGGTCGATATACTGggacattttctttttcaaagctTTAATTGGATTTGCAATGGGTGTTTACTATTCAAACTACTCACTTTATTTGAAATCTGTATATGATCTATCTCCCAAGTATATTGGTTATGTAATAGCTTTTCAAGGAGTTATAGGTTCAATATGCAGTTTTTTCATTGGTTTTATCAATAACTTTTATATCCATGATAAAGATTACAGCATACGAAACTTCCATGTGTTTTTAGTAATAAGCATATCATTATTTGGATTACTAATGtcatttaatgtttatatttatactctTTGGTTAATACCGTTAGCTGTAAGTAATGCTGTTGGTAGGTTAGTTACATTAGAAATGGTTTTAAAAAGAAGTCATGGGGATCATAGAGGTACATTAATAGGAGCCTCAAATAGTATGAGATCCCTGACAGGAGTAGTTTCTCCTATGGTTTCAGGATTCATTGGAGAGTATTATGGTGTATCATATGTAATATATGCATCCTTGTTATCAACTTTGTTAGGTGTTGTATTaagttacagaaataaaattaagttaaaggctgattaa
- the LOC113500751 gene encoding protein PET100 homolog, mitochondrial has translation MGNWKLEVGRMAMYTSFPVGLFFYFNQPTYFEEWVTNTKRQIFPPENMKDREAIQQLIKDMRKKQIEALDKE, from the coding sequence ATGGGCAACTGGAAATTAGAGGTTGGACGGATGGCTATGTACACATCTTTTCCGGTAGGactgttcttttatttcaatcagCCAACTTATTTTGAAGAGTGGGTAACTAACACTAAGCGCCAAATATTTCCACCGGAGAACATGAAAGATAGAGAAGCTATACAGCAGCTCATCAAAGACATGAGAAAAAAGCAAATTGAAGCCCTCGATAAAGAATGA
- the LOC113500700 gene encoding LOW QUALITY PROTEIN: tRNA-specific adenosine deaminase 1-like (The sequence of the model RefSeq protein was modified relative to this genomic sequence to represent the inferred CDS: inserted 3 bases in 2 codons), producing the protein MSNMSNLSETLIDKIVESCFEVYYDLPKNGKPVEKEWTVLSCIIMYNKYMKTLEVASLGTGSKCIGATKMSPTGVILNDSHAEVFARRGFLLYLYHNIDRALKHEPSIFRNCDGHLKLYDGIEFIFYSSQLPCGDASIIRGGEEDYGDVLKPEKRKADDETCDIDVKKQKTDNGVHRTGAKCLPHCEQDPKDPEIVDQLLGQVRTKPGKGDKTLSVSCSDKIAKWIHLGIQGSLIDMLCEPIYIKYFIFGNGVPYSEQSLKRAFLNRAECSSLKLDIVPEFYQTSLVFPHVCSDENVRPAPGSIIWSRTNTHQFEVAVQGKKLGATKKXALLPRSSLCISKYKLYKKFLQILNKNEVLKXKICGEENIECIPYNKMKRKSTRYIAKWSKIKEKFFKTWTIKPDMWGFCVNMT; encoded by the exons ATGTCAAATATGTCTAACCTTAGCGAGACTTTAATAGACAAAATTGTGGAAAGCTGCTTCGAAGTGTACTATGACTTACCGAAGAATGGAAAACCTGTTGAGAAGGAATGGACAGTGTTATCgtgtattattatgtacaaCAAATATATGAAAACGCTTGAAGTCGCATCTTTAGGCACTGGTTCGAAATGTATCGGTGCTACGAAGATGTCTCCGACTGGAGTCATACTCAACGACAGCCATGCAGAAGTATTTGCTCGACGCGGTTTCTTGCTGTATTTGTATCACAATATTGACAGGGCTTTAAAACATGAACCctctatatttagaaattgtGATGGCCACTTAAAGTTATATGATGGCATTGAGTTTATATTCTATTCGTCCCAACTGCCTTGTGGAGACGCTTCTATTATTCGCGGTGGAGAGGAAGATTATGGTGATGTACTAAAACCAGAGAAGCGCAAAGCTGATGATGAAACTTGTGATATTGATGTGAAAAAACAGAAAACAGACAATGGTGTCCATAGAACAGGAGCCAAGTGTCTGCCTCATTGTGAGCAAGATCCAAAAGATCCAGAAATTGTTGACCAACTTCTTGGTCAAGTAAGAACCAAGCCTGGAAAGGGCGATAAGACCTTGTCAGTCTCATGCAGTGATAAAATAGCAAAATGGATACATTTAGGTATCCAAGGCAGTTTGATAGATATGCTTTGTGAAccaatatatataaaatattttatctttggAAATGGGGTTCCTTACTCTGAACAGTCATTAAAAAGAGCCTTCTTGAATAGAGCAGAATGCTCGTCATTGAAATTGGATATTGTTCCAGAGTTCTATCAAACATCTTTGGTGTTCCCTCATGTCTGCTCTGATGAAAATGTACGGCCGGCTCCAGGGAGTATAATATGGAGCAGAACAAATACCCACCA GTTTGAAGTTGCAGTGCAAGGGAAAAAGTTAGGAGCCACCAAAA ATGCATTGTTACCAAGAAGTAGtttatgtataagtaaataCAAACTTTACAAGAAGTTTttacagatattaaataaaaatgaggttctcaa aaaaatatgtggcGAAGAGAATATTGAGTGTATaccttataataaaatgaagagAAAATCTACAAGATACATAGCAAAATGGTCTAAAATTAAGGAgaagttttttaaaacatggACAATCAAACCAGACATGTGGGGATTCTGTGTAAATATgacataa